One Rhizoctonia solani chromosome 2, complete sequence DNA segment encodes these proteins:
- a CDS encoding Retrotransposable element Tf2 protein, whose product MGAGEEGELWEFKVGEEAWPDTKNLKLKTLSPKLTNQQVGPFRVIEKISNCAYQLELPSSMQVHNIFYIGLLSKVKRDENWNFENRPPPIIIDGKEGYKVKGIMDIEERDRKWFFRVKWKGYGPEENMWEPQENLKNVGKILKKYEEEMKKKALGTAKALRGGAVL is encoded by the coding sequence ATGGGAGCTGGAGAAGAAGGGGAACTGTGGGAATTCAAGGTTGGGGAAGAAGCTTGGCCAGACACCAAAAACCTTAAACTCAAAACTCTGAGTCCAAAACTCACCAACCAACAAGTGGGACCCTTTAGGGTTATTGAAAAGATCTCCAACTGTGCCTACCAACTGGAGCTGCCATCATCCATGCAAGTTCACAACATCTTCTACATAGGACTACTGTCCAAAGTCAAGAGGGATGAAAACTGGAACTTTGAAAACAGGCCACCACCTATTATCATAGATGGCAAGGAAGGGTACAAGGTCAAAGGGATCATGGATATAGAAGAAAGGGAcagaaaatggttcttcagagtcaaatggaagggctatggaccagaagaaaacaTGTGGGAACCCCAGGAAAACTTGAAAAATGTGGGGAAAATATTAAAGAAGTATGAGGAagagatgaaaaagaaggcccttggcactgccaaggcccttagagggggggcagtgttgtag